The proteins below are encoded in one region of Takifugu rubripes chromosome 1, fTakRub1.2, whole genome shotgun sequence:
- the gucy2cb gene encoding heat-stable enterotoxin receptor isoform X1: protein MEKASWWLRLCVLGILAALCSALCMHGFTINVILLDDEEAPWSLKYVKGEILKAIETDKTQNPEGLKLNLTANFGGFNTNLYGHRGCKSTTCEGVEELKSLMNSRNLGCSVLGPTCTYAAFQIVDMEKGLKLSTPIISAGSFGLSCDYTLNLQRLLPPARKISDFFIKFWPETNKLKPDWRTAYMFKKDINTEDCFWYMNALDAGNFSQKFQRTALYTSHQLNQILQSPHNRTSNLFIMCGSPQDILEAKNGTKGADKNDILFLLIDLYNDQYYTNTSSMPSMQNVLVLTMPNTRTYKINTDFNSSSMMNDYIAAYHDAVLLIGQVMRKILSKNESDVEVMEFMDVNYFRNTSFNGSAGHYRLDSYGDRDVELSIIYTTTELKYELLFSFDTELNITTVAQNNPAFIWGKTLPNYIPDKESASHDIIVIVLAVTVVVVTTIAFIFYRQNRRDRMIRKRWSHISPDLINLLENNTHNVISLTIEDERKKSNFTIQRAFYDKKIVILKELKHSDGNFNETQRIELNALQQIDYYNLTKFYGTVKLERGVFGVFEYGERGSLRYVLNNLVSYPDNTFMDWEFKISVMYDIAKGMSYLHSSDIQVHGRLKSTNCVVDNRMVVKITDFGCNSFLSPGKDLWTAPEHLRKQGTSQKGDVYSFAIIAHEIVLRKCTFYTESCTKRAEKLSRIIMSYFRPDLNFDTASEKELEVCTLIKSCWDEDPEKRPDFRKVENYLGKIISKIHNQENESYMDNMIRRLQMYSRNLEHLVEERTALYKSERDRADCLNFMLLPRPVVKSLKESGVVEPELYEEVTVYFSDIVGFTTLCQYSTPMEVVDMLNDIYKGFDGIVDLHDVYKVETIGDAYMVASGLPKRNGNRHAVDICHMALDILHFMGTFQLRHLPGIPVWIRIGVHSGSCAAGVVGVKMPRYCLFGDTVNTASRMESTGHPLRIHVSEPTINILQRTNCNFQYEMRGETYLKGKGTETTYWLTGEKGEDYKLPTPPTTENFQRLQQDLAQMILACLERRVRGSVRRKKLPSGQSGDEDKGQESEAESDGSHLEYLQMASVDNTLSTFL from the exons ATGGAAAAAGCGAGCTGGTGGTTGCGTTTGTGCGTTCTGGGAATTCTGGCCGCTCTGTGTTCAGCTCTGTGCATGCACGGCTTCACCATAAACGTGATCCTGCTGGACGACGAGGAGGCTCCCTGGAGCCTGAAGTACGTGAAAGGAGAAATCCTGAAGGCGATCGAGACGGACAAGACCCAGAATCCAGAag GCCTGAAGTTGAATCTGACGGCTAACTTTGGTGGATTTAACACAAACTTATACGGACATCGAGGCTGCAAGAGCACGACGTgtgagggggtggaggagctcaAGTCCCTGATG AACTCTCGGAATCTGGGATGTTCTGTGCTCGGCCCGACCTGCACCTACGCTGCCTTCCAAATAGTTGA tatGGAGAAAGGTCTGAAGCTCAGTACGCCCATCATCTCTGCGGGGAGCTTTGGTCTCTCCTGCGACTACACGCTCAACCTGCAGCGCCTGCTGCCGCCAGCGCGCAAGATCTCCGACTTTTTCATCAAGTTCTGGCCTGAGACCAACAAGCTGAAGCCCGACTGGAGGACGGCCTACATGTTTAAGAAAGACATCAACACCGAGGACTGTTTTTG GTACATGAACGCCCTGGACGCTGGCAATTTTTCCCAAAAATTCCAGAGAACGGCGCTGTACACCTCTCATCAACTCAATCAAATACTTCAATCGCCTCATAACAGGACAAGCAACC tgtTCATCATGTGTGGATCACCCCAGGACATCCTGGAGGCCAAGAACGGCACCAAAGGGGCCGACAAAAACGACATTCTGTTTCTCCTCATTGATCTGTACAA tgATCAATACTACACCAACACCTCGTCCATGCCGTCCATGCAGAACGTGCTGGTGCTGACCATGCCCAATACCAGAACGTACAAAATCAACACAGacttcaacagcagcagcatg ATGAATGATTACATAGCAGCGTACCACGATGCAGTGCTGCTGATAGGCCAGGTGATGAGGAAGATCCTCTCAAAAAACGAATCTGATGTTGAAGTGATGGAGTTCATGGACGTGAATTACTTCAGAAACACCTCATTTAACG GAAGCGCTGGACACTACAGACTGGACAGTTATGGAGACAGGGATGTGGAACTCTCAATCATTTACACCACCACGGAACTCAAG TATGAACTTTTATTCAGCTTTGACACCGAGCTTAACATCACCACAGTGGCTCAAAACAATCCTGCCTTCATCTGGGGGAAAACCCTCCCTAATTACATACCAGACAAAG AGTCTGCGTCTCACGACATCATCGTCATCGTGCTGGCTGTAACCGTGGTTGTGGTCACCACCATTGCCTTCATCTTCTACAG acaaaACAGGAGGGACCGTATGATCAGGAAGCGGTGGTCTCACATCTCCCCAGACCTCATCAACCTGCTggagaacaacacacacaatgtCATCTCTCTTACG ATTGAAGACGAAAGGAAGAAGTCAAATTTCACGATCCAGCGTGCGTTCTATGACAAGAAG ATCGTGATTctgaaggagctgaaacacTCTGATGGTAACTTCAACGAGACCCAGAGGATTGAACTCAATGCG CTCCAGCAAATCGACTATTACAACCTGACAAAGTTTTATGGAACAGTGAAGTTAGAGCGGGGTGTGTTTGGAGTGTTTGAGTATGGAGAGAGGGGGTCGCTGAGG TATGTGCTGAACAATCTGGTTTCTTACCCCGACAACACTTTCATGGACTGGGAGTTCAAGATCTCTGTCATGTACGACATCGCTAAG GGCATGTCCTACCTCCACTCCAGTGACATCCAGGTGCACGGTCGCCTCAAGTCCACCAACTGCGTCGTGGACAATCGTATGGTGGTGAAGATCACGGACTTTGGTTGTAATAGTTTTCTTAGTCCTGGGAAAG aCTTATGGACAGCCCCAGAGCACCTGAGGAAACAGGGAACCTCTCAGAAAGGAGACGTCTACAGCTTTGCCATCATTGCTCATGAGATCGTACTCAGGAAGTGCACTTTCTACACAGAGTCCTGCACCAAAAGAGCCG AAAAACTGTCCAGGATCATCATGTCGTACTTCAGGCCCGATCTGAACTTTGACACGGCTTCAGAGAAAGAATTAGAG GTGTGCACCTTGATAAAAAGCTGCTGGGATGAGGATCCAGAAAAAAGACCCGATTTTAGGAAGGTGGAAAATTATCTGGGAAAAATCATCAG TAAAATCCACAACCAGGAAAACGAGAGCTACATGGACAACATGATCAGGCGGCTTCAGATGTACTCCAGGAACCTGGAGCacctggtggaggagagaaCCGCCCTGTACaaatcagagagggacagggCCGACTGCCTGAACTTCATGCTGCTTCCACG GCCTGTGGTGAAAAGCCTGAAGGAGAGCGGCGTGGTGGAACCAGAGCTGTACGAGGAAGTGACCGTATATTTCAGCGACATCGTCGGCTTCACCACTCTGTGCCAGTACAGCACCCCGATGGAAGTGGTGGACATGCTCAACGACATCTACAAAGGCTTTGACGGCATCGTTGACCTCCACGATGTCTACAAG GTGGAGACAATCGGGGACGCCTACATGGTGGCCTCGGGACTTCCCAAGAGAAACGGAAACAGACACGCTGTGGATATCTGCCACATGGCGCTGGACATCCTGCACTTCATGGGGACCTTCCAGCTGAGGCACCTGCCAGGCATCCCTGTGTGGATACGCATCGGCGTGCACTCGG GTTCATGTGCGGCGGGAGTTGTGGGTGTGAAGATGCCCAGGTACTGTTTATTTGGAGACACAGTCAACACGGCGTCTCGTATGGAGTCCACAGGACACC CCCTGCGGATCCACGTGAGCGAGCCGACTATAAATATCCTGCAGAGAACAAACTGCAATTTCCAGTACGAGATGAGAGGGGAAACATATCTGAAG GGCAAAGGCACCGAGACCACCTACTGGCTGACAGGTGAGAAGGGAGAAGACTACAAACTCCCGACGCCACCCACAAC GGAAAACttccagcggctccagcaggACCTGGCCCAGATGATCCTGGCCTGCCTGGAGCGACGCGTTCGCGGTTCCGTCCGGAGAAAGAAGCTCCCGTCCGGTCAGAGCGGGGATGAGGACAAAGGCCAGGAATCAGAAGCCGAGTCCGACGGCAGCCATCTGGAGTACCTGCAGATGGCCAGTGTGGACAACACCCTCAGCACCTTCCTGTAG
- the csdc2a gene encoding cold shock domain-containing protein C2a, with amino-acid sequence MSDPDASRPAEPSSLPLTSPRTPLHLSFPFLREGSQVWERERKPPQPRELPSPLPTKRTRTYSATVRAKSGPVYKGVCKNFSRSQGHGFIRPSHGGEDIFVHISDIEGEYVPMEGDEVTYKVCPVPPKNQKFQAVDVVITHLNPGTKHETWSGQIISS; translated from the exons ATGTCAGACCCCGATGCCTCTCGACCAGCAGAGCCCTCCTCACTGCCGCTCACCTCCCCCCGGACCCCCCtgcacctctccttccccttcctGAGGGAGGGCAGCCAGGTCTGGGAGCGGGAGAGGAAACCGCCTCAGCCCAGAGAGCTGCCCAGCCCACTGCCCACCAAACGCACCCGCACTTACTCAGC GACAGTGCGAGCCAAATCAGGTCCAGTTTATAAAGGAGTGTGTAAAAACTTCTCCAGGTCTCAGGGTCACGGGTTCATACGGCCCTCTCATGGAGGAGAGGACATCTTTGTCCACATCTCTGA CATCGAGGGAGAGTACGTGCCTATGGAAGGGGATGAGGTCACATACAAGGTGTGTCCCGTCCCCCCCAAGAACCAGAAGTTCCAGGCTGTGGACGTGGTGATCACCCACCTGAATCCAGGCACCAAGCACGAGACCTGGTCTGGTCAGATCATCAGCTCCTAG
- the gucy2cb gene encoding heat-stable enterotoxin receptor isoform X2, with protein MEKGLKLSTPIISAGSFGLSCDYTLNLQRLLPPARKISDFFIKFWPETNKLKPDWRTAYMFKKDINTEDCFWYMNALDAGNFSQKFQRTALYTSHQLNQILQSPHNRTSNLFIMCGSPQDILEAKNGTKGADKNDILFLLIDLYNDQYYTNTSSMPSMQNVLVLTMPNTRTYKINTDFNSSSMMNDYIAAYHDAVLLIGQVMRKILSKNESDVEVMEFMDVNYFRNTSFNGSAGHYRLDSYGDRDVELSIIYTTTELKYELLFSFDTELNITTVAQNNPAFIWGKTLPNYIPDKESASHDIIVIVLAVTVVVVTTIAFIFYRQNRRDRMIRKRWSHISPDLINLLENNTHNVISLTIEDERKKSNFTIQRAFYDKKIVILKELKHSDGNFNETQRIELNALQQIDYYNLTKFYGTVKLERGVFGVFEYGERGSLRYVLNNLVSYPDNTFMDWEFKISVMYDIAKGMSYLHSSDIQVHGRLKSTNCVVDNRMVVKITDFGCNSFLSPGKDLWTAPEHLRKQGTSQKGDVYSFAIIAHEIVLRKCTFYTESCTKRAEKLSRIIMSYFRPDLNFDTASEKELEVCTLIKSCWDEDPEKRPDFRKVENYLGKIISKIHNQENESYMDNMIRRLQMYSRNLEHLVEERTALYKSERDRADCLNFMLLPRPVVKSLKESGVVEPELYEEVTVYFSDIVGFTTLCQYSTPMEVVDMLNDIYKGFDGIVDLHDVYKVETIGDAYMVASGLPKRNGNRHAVDICHMALDILHFMGTFQLRHLPGIPVWIRIGVHSGSCAAGVVGVKMPRYCLFGDTVNTASRMESTGHPLRIHVSEPTINILQRTNCNFQYEMRGETYLKGKGTETTYWLTGEKGEDYKLPTPPTTENFQRLQQDLAQMILACLERRVRGSVRRKKLPSGQSGDEDKGQESEAESDGSHLEYLQMASVDNTLSTFL; from the exons atGGAGAAAGGTCTGAAGCTCAGTACGCCCATCATCTCTGCGGGGAGCTTTGGTCTCTCCTGCGACTACACGCTCAACCTGCAGCGCCTGCTGCCGCCAGCGCGCAAGATCTCCGACTTTTTCATCAAGTTCTGGCCTGAGACCAACAAGCTGAAGCCCGACTGGAGGACGGCCTACATGTTTAAGAAAGACATCAACACCGAGGACTGTTTTTG GTACATGAACGCCCTGGACGCTGGCAATTTTTCCCAAAAATTCCAGAGAACGGCGCTGTACACCTCTCATCAACTCAATCAAATACTTCAATCGCCTCATAACAGGACAAGCAACC tgtTCATCATGTGTGGATCACCCCAGGACATCCTGGAGGCCAAGAACGGCACCAAAGGGGCCGACAAAAACGACATTCTGTTTCTCCTCATTGATCTGTACAA tgATCAATACTACACCAACACCTCGTCCATGCCGTCCATGCAGAACGTGCTGGTGCTGACCATGCCCAATACCAGAACGTACAAAATCAACACAGacttcaacagcagcagcatg ATGAATGATTACATAGCAGCGTACCACGATGCAGTGCTGCTGATAGGCCAGGTGATGAGGAAGATCCTCTCAAAAAACGAATCTGATGTTGAAGTGATGGAGTTCATGGACGTGAATTACTTCAGAAACACCTCATTTAACG GAAGCGCTGGACACTACAGACTGGACAGTTATGGAGACAGGGATGTGGAACTCTCAATCATTTACACCACCACGGAACTCAAG TATGAACTTTTATTCAGCTTTGACACCGAGCTTAACATCACCACAGTGGCTCAAAACAATCCTGCCTTCATCTGGGGGAAAACCCTCCCTAATTACATACCAGACAAAG AGTCTGCGTCTCACGACATCATCGTCATCGTGCTGGCTGTAACCGTGGTTGTGGTCACCACCATTGCCTTCATCTTCTACAG acaaaACAGGAGGGACCGTATGATCAGGAAGCGGTGGTCTCACATCTCCCCAGACCTCATCAACCTGCTggagaacaacacacacaatgtCATCTCTCTTACG ATTGAAGACGAAAGGAAGAAGTCAAATTTCACGATCCAGCGTGCGTTCTATGACAAGAAG ATCGTGATTctgaaggagctgaaacacTCTGATGGTAACTTCAACGAGACCCAGAGGATTGAACTCAATGCG CTCCAGCAAATCGACTATTACAACCTGACAAAGTTTTATGGAACAGTGAAGTTAGAGCGGGGTGTGTTTGGAGTGTTTGAGTATGGAGAGAGGGGGTCGCTGAGG TATGTGCTGAACAATCTGGTTTCTTACCCCGACAACACTTTCATGGACTGGGAGTTCAAGATCTCTGTCATGTACGACATCGCTAAG GGCATGTCCTACCTCCACTCCAGTGACATCCAGGTGCACGGTCGCCTCAAGTCCACCAACTGCGTCGTGGACAATCGTATGGTGGTGAAGATCACGGACTTTGGTTGTAATAGTTTTCTTAGTCCTGGGAAAG aCTTATGGACAGCCCCAGAGCACCTGAGGAAACAGGGAACCTCTCAGAAAGGAGACGTCTACAGCTTTGCCATCATTGCTCATGAGATCGTACTCAGGAAGTGCACTTTCTACACAGAGTCCTGCACCAAAAGAGCCG AAAAACTGTCCAGGATCATCATGTCGTACTTCAGGCCCGATCTGAACTTTGACACGGCTTCAGAGAAAGAATTAGAG GTGTGCACCTTGATAAAAAGCTGCTGGGATGAGGATCCAGAAAAAAGACCCGATTTTAGGAAGGTGGAAAATTATCTGGGAAAAATCATCAG TAAAATCCACAACCAGGAAAACGAGAGCTACATGGACAACATGATCAGGCGGCTTCAGATGTACTCCAGGAACCTGGAGCacctggtggaggagagaaCCGCCCTGTACaaatcagagagggacagggCCGACTGCCTGAACTTCATGCTGCTTCCACG GCCTGTGGTGAAAAGCCTGAAGGAGAGCGGCGTGGTGGAACCAGAGCTGTACGAGGAAGTGACCGTATATTTCAGCGACATCGTCGGCTTCACCACTCTGTGCCAGTACAGCACCCCGATGGAAGTGGTGGACATGCTCAACGACATCTACAAAGGCTTTGACGGCATCGTTGACCTCCACGATGTCTACAAG GTGGAGACAATCGGGGACGCCTACATGGTGGCCTCGGGACTTCCCAAGAGAAACGGAAACAGACACGCTGTGGATATCTGCCACATGGCGCTGGACATCCTGCACTTCATGGGGACCTTCCAGCTGAGGCACCTGCCAGGCATCCCTGTGTGGATACGCATCGGCGTGCACTCGG GTTCATGTGCGGCGGGAGTTGTGGGTGTGAAGATGCCCAGGTACTGTTTATTTGGAGACACAGTCAACACGGCGTCTCGTATGGAGTCCACAGGACACC CCCTGCGGATCCACGTGAGCGAGCCGACTATAAATATCCTGCAGAGAACAAACTGCAATTTCCAGTACGAGATGAGAGGGGAAACATATCTGAAG GGCAAAGGCACCGAGACCACCTACTGGCTGACAGGTGAGAAGGGAGAAGACTACAAACTCCCGACGCCACCCACAAC GGAAAACttccagcggctccagcaggACCTGGCCCAGATGATCCTGGCCTGCCTGGAGCGACGCGTTCGCGGTTCCGTCCGGAGAAAGAAGCTCCCGTCCGGTCAGAGCGGGGATGAGGACAAAGGCCAGGAATCAGAAGCCGAGTCCGACGGCAGCCATCTGGAGTACCTGCAGATGGCCAGTGTGGACAACACCCTCAGCACCTTCCTGTAG